A region of Candidatus Hydrogenedentota bacterium DNA encodes the following proteins:
- a CDS encoding lysophospholipase has translation MHTEDSFTTKDGLGLHAQDWLPEGAVRARLILLHGFGDHSGRYAELADFLNASGIAVHTYDQRGHGKSPGRRAYINHFDDFLDDLDLYRAHVRDKIGGEPLFLMGHSMGGMVLTRYAQTRDVPARGLIFSSPFLGFPDDVPQILLKLANVLSAVAPWLPVGGVDNRGLSRDPAAVAAADNDPLTFHGKVAARTGAQFFETIQTADTAYGKITLPSLVIHGTADRVVPCAGATKLHAGLGAADKTLRLFEGGYHELWNDLDKAEFMGVVLDWMEAYLNGSV, from the coding sequence ATGCACACGGAGGACAGTTTCACCACAAAGGACGGACTCGGGCTGCACGCACAGGACTGGCTGCCGGAGGGCGCGGTCCGCGCCCGGCTCATCCTGCTGCACGGTTTCGGCGACCACAGCGGACGGTATGCGGAACTGGCGGACTTCTTGAACGCGTCGGGCATTGCGGTGCACACCTATGACCAGCGGGGCCATGGGAAGTCACCCGGACGCCGTGCTTACATCAACCACTTCGACGACTTTCTGGATGACTTGGACCTGTACCGGGCGCATGTCCGGGATAAAATCGGCGGGGAACCCCTCTTCCTCATGGGGCACAGCATGGGCGGCATGGTCCTTACCCGTTACGCCCAGACCCGTGATGTCCCCGCGCGCGGACTGATTTTCAGCAGTCCTTTTCTGGGTTTTCCAGACGACGTGCCGCAGATACTGCTGAAACTCGCCAACGTGCTGTCTGCCGTCGCGCCGTGGCTGCCCGTGGGCGGCGTGGACAACCGGGGATTGTCCCGCGACCCGGCCGCGGTGGCGGCCGCGGACAACGACCCGCTCACGTTTCATGGAAAGGTGGCGGCCCGCACGGGCGCGCAGTTCTTTGAGACCATCCAGACGGCCGACACGGCCTATGGAAAAATCACCCTGCCGTCGCTGGTGATTCACGGTACGGCGGACCGGGTGGTGCCCTGCGCCGGGGCGACGAAGCTGCATGCCGGCCTCGGCGCGGCTGACAAGACCCTGCGGCTTTTCGAGGGGGGCTACCACGAACTGTGGAACGACCTGGACAAGGCGGAGTTCATGGGCGTGGTGCTTGATTGGATGGAGGCGTATCTGAACGGGAGTGTCTGA
- a CDS encoding alpha-L-fucosidase gives MASIPAPAPVSGDMEWFVRDRFGMFIHWGLYAAAARHEWVRHAEEIPNDAYEKYFKTFDPDLYDPKAWARAAKAAGMRYFVMTTKHHEGFCLWDSDETDYKAPNTPAGRDLIREAVDAFRAEGLKVGFYYSLIDWHHPDFTIDPLHPLRNHPDAQKMNAGRDMARYREYMRRQVRELLTRYGKVDVMWFDFSYPKAELNGLKGKGRDDWGSDELLQMVRELQPGIIVDNRLDLPPEQADIHTPEQYQPAEWPGINGAPVFWETCQTFSGSWGYHRDEATWKSPEQLVQMLVNSVALGGNLLMNVGPTARGLFDDRAKRALEVYAQWMALHARSIYGCTQSEFQAPSGCRYTRNGNRLYLHLYAWPFRHVHLEGLADRVEYAQLLNDASEMRITKAMEHETLGFPANPGLLTLELPVRRPDVTVPVVELFLKD, from the coding sequence ATGGCGAGCATCCCCGCACCGGCACCCGTTTCCGGCGACATGGAGTGGTTTGTCCGCGACCGTTTCGGCATGTTCATCCACTGGGGGCTGTACGCGGCGGCGGCCCGCCATGAATGGGTGCGCCACGCCGAGGAAATCCCCAACGATGCCTACGAAAAATACTTCAAGACCTTTGACCCGGACCTCTACGACCCGAAGGCGTGGGCGCGGGCCGCAAAGGCGGCGGGCATGCGCTATTTCGTCATGACCACGAAGCACCACGAGGGCTTCTGCCTGTGGGACTCGGATGAGACGGACTACAAGGCCCCCAACACCCCCGCCGGGCGCGACCTTATCCGCGAGGCCGTGGACGCCTTCCGGGCGGAGGGCCTCAAGGTGGGGTTTTATTACTCGCTCATTGACTGGCACCACCCGGACTTCACCATTGACCCGCTGCACCCCCTGCGCAACCATCCGGACGCGCAAAAGATGAACGCCGGACGCGACATGGCCCGCTACCGCGAATACATGCGCCGCCAGGTCCGCGAACTGCTCACCCGCTACGGGAAGGTGGACGTGATGTGGTTCGACTTCTCGTACCCGAAGGCGGAACTGAACGGCCTGAAAGGCAAGGGCCGGGACGACTGGGGCAGCGATGAACTGCTGCAAATGGTCCGCGAACTCCAGCCGGGCATCATCGTGGACAACCGCCTGGACCTGCCGCCGGAGCAGGCGGACATCCACACCCCCGAGCAGTACCAGCCCGCGGAATGGCCAGGCATCAACGGCGCGCCGGTGTTCTGGGAGACCTGCCAGACTTTCAGCGGCTCCTGGGGATACCACCGGGACGAGGCCACCTGGAAAAGTCCGGAGCAACTGGTGCAGATGCTGGTCAACAGCGTGGCCCTCGGCGGCAACCTGCTCATGAATGTCGGCCCCACGGCGCGGGGCCTATTCGATGACCGGGCAAAGCGCGCCCTCGAGGTGTACGCCCAATGGATGGCGCTCCACGCCCGGTCCATTTACGGCTGCACGCAAAGCGAATTCCAGGCGCCCTCGGGTTGCCGGTACACCCGGAACGGCAACCGGCTCTACCTGCACCTGTATGCGTGGCCCTTCCGCCATGTCCACCTGGAGGGGCTTGCGGACCGGGTCGAGTACGCGCAACTGCTCAACGACGCCTCGGAAATGCGCATCACCAAAGCCATGGAGCATGAGACCCTGGGTTTCCCCGCAAACCCCGGCCTGCTGACGCTGGAACTCCCCGTGAGGAGGCCCGACGTGACCGTGCCCGTGGTGGAGCTGTTTTTGAAAGACTGA
- the lnt gene encoding apolipoprotein N-acyltransferase yields the protein MSRKTAHEPVEAAPPTPARMPRLRHAAAVFGPAVLAAVLLSWAFPRFHWHPLAWVALAPLFWRAARSAPWAAAGHFLLAGWLFHSLLLQWLAANIFWAGGWALLGQQFLCLALALFWAVCGGLWALLRQRWPRFGGPFTLGALWVVMEWCQANLFSGFGWSALGYTQGAVPAVSQWAAVGGVGLVSLLIVLVNANLALSGRKHPLRAAAAALLLCGAFAGWFMFPLVPPPFAQFRAALVQPMYSQEVKWDPFYAPFLLDNLDAMSRSLAGGDPAPDLIVWPEAAVPDAIPEPKAAGQLSRLSKETGAWLLTGYGRYDRETRNAYNSMLVVSPETGAGAHYDKVHLAPFGEYVPFGEYVPFLNAIAFGGVSPGKEQRLLDAAGRKLGPLVCFEVLFAPMAKKLRDMGADCLVVVTNLAWFGASNAMTQELEIARFRAIETRLPLIHCANSGISGVFDGYGRFTPVSARITGNGQLYRYDPDEIAPAMVQGQRMAGVIDVPNPAERPGLRFSLAMAALLLLLWAADLTLGWRKAHA from the coding sequence ATGAGCCGAAAAACAGCACATGAACCCGTGGAGGCCGCGCCGCCCACCCCGGCGCGCATGCCCCGCCTGCGACACGCTGCGGCGGTCTTCGGCCCCGCCGTGCTGGCCGCCGTGCTGCTGTCCTGGGCCTTTCCCCGGTTCCACTGGCACCCCCTGGCCTGGGTGGCCCTCGCGCCGCTGTTCTGGCGCGCGGCCCGCTCCGCGCCCTGGGCCGCCGCCGGGCACTTCCTTCTCGCCGGGTGGCTCTTCCACTCCCTGCTCCTGCAGTGGCTCGCCGCGAACATCTTCTGGGCCGGGGGCTGGGCGCTCCTCGGCCAGCAGTTCCTCTGCCTGGCCCTCGCGCTGTTCTGGGCCGTGTGCGGCGGGCTCTGGGCGCTCCTCCGGCAAAGGTGGCCGCGCTTCGGCGGCCCCTTCACACTGGGCGCGCTTTGGGTGGTCATGGAATGGTGCCAGGCCAATCTCTTCTCCGGTTTCGGCTGGAGCGCCCTGGGCTACACCCAGGGGGCCGTGCCCGCCGTGTCGCAGTGGGCCGCCGTGGGCGGCGTGGGCCTGGTGTCCCTGCTCATTGTGCTGGTGAACGCCAACCTGGCGCTGTCCGGAAGAAAGCATCCCCTGCGGGCCGCCGCCGCCGCGCTGCTCCTGTGCGGCGCCTTTGCGGGATGGTTCATGTTCCCCCTGGTTCCGCCGCCCTTCGCGCAGTTCCGCGCGGCGCTGGTCCAGCCGATGTATTCGCAGGAGGTGAAGTGGGACCCCTTCTACGCGCCGTTCCTGCTGGACAACCTCGACGCCATGAGCCGCAGCCTGGCCGGGGGGGACCCGGCGCCGGACCTCATCGTGTGGCCGGAGGCCGCCGTGCCCGACGCGATACCGGAACCCAAAGCCGCCGGGCAGTTAAGCCGCCTCTCGAAAGAGACCGGCGCGTGGCTGCTCACGGGCTATGGCCGGTACGACCGGGAAACCCGGAACGCCTACAACTCGATGCTGGTGGTGTCGCCGGAGACGGGCGCCGGCGCGCACTATGACAAGGTGCATCTCGCGCCGTTCGGCGAGTATGTCCCCTTCGGCGAGTATGTCCCCTTTCTCAACGCCATCGCCTTCGGCGGGGTCTCGCCCGGCAAAGAGCAGCGCCTCCTCGACGCGGCGGGGCGCAAACTCGGCCCGCTGGTCTGCTTCGAGGTGCTCTTCGCGCCCATGGCGAAAAAACTCCGCGACATGGGCGCGGACTGCCTGGTGGTGGTCACCAATCTGGCGTGGTTCGGCGCGAGCAACGCCATGACCCAGGAACTGGAGATTGCGCGGTTCCGCGCCATCGAAACCCGGCTGCCCCTCATCCACTGCGCGAACAGCGGCATTTCCGGGGTCTTTGACGGGTACGGGCGGTTCACCCCCGTGTCCGCGCGGATAACCGGCAACGGCCAGTTGTACCGGTATGACCCGGATGAAATCGCCCCCGCCATGGTGCAGGGCCAGCGCATGGCGGGAGTCATTGACGTGCCGAACCCGGCGGAGCGGCCCGGGCTCCGGTTCTCCCTCGCCATGGCGGCGCTGCTGCTGTTGCTGTGGGCGGCGGACCTGACACTGGGCTGGCGGAAGGCCC
- a CDS encoding 1-acyl-sn-glycerol-3-phosphate acyltransferase, with protein MKETHPMPDTGLPIHHRTKKRTEYGPLTRCFGRTLLKVAGWRLVGVNPGVKKCVVACAPHRSYWDFPITLAAAMALSLPCVFMIKDTAFRWPLGVLLRWLGGIPVNRRSPVGIVDQMVRIINESARIHVVITPEGTRKDVDYWKLGFYRIAVGAGIPILFGIINYREKWVGVDELFYPSGVLEEDWKVIQAKFEEKVGVTPKYRPQGDAPGNTPERSGGRKPS; from the coding sequence ATGAAGGAAACGCACCCGATGCCCGACACCGGCCTGCCCATCCATCACCGCACCAAGAAGCGCACCGAGTACGGACCCCTCACCCGGTGCTTCGGACGCACCCTGCTAAAAGTGGCCGGTTGGCGGCTGGTGGGGGTGAACCCCGGCGTGAAAAAATGCGTGGTGGCCTGCGCGCCGCACCGGTCCTATTGGGACTTCCCCATCACCCTGGCCGCGGCGATGGCGCTGAGCCTGCCCTGCGTGTTCATGATCAAGGACACGGCGTTCCGGTGGCCCCTGGGCGTGCTGCTCCGCTGGCTCGGCGGCATTCCCGTCAACCGCCGCAGCCCCGTGGGTATTGTGGACCAGATGGTGCGGATCATCAACGAAAGCGCCAGGATTCATGTCGTCATCACGCCGGAGGGCACGCGCAAGGACGTGGACTACTGGAAACTCGGCTTCTACCGCATCGCGGTCGGGGCGGGCATCCCCATCCTCTTCGGCATCATCAATTACAGGGAGAAATGGGTCGGCGTGGACGAACTCTTTTACCCCTCCGGGGTTCTGGAGGAGGACTGGAAGGTCATCCAGGCAAAATTCGAGGAAAAGGTCGGCGTCACGCCAAAATATAGGCCCCAGGGGGACGCCCCCGGCAACACCCCGGAACGCTCCGGTGGAAGGAAACCGTCATGA